A genomic stretch from Flavobacteriales bacterium includes:
- a CDS encoding response regulator, which translates to MKDNPVILIVDDEEDILEFLEYNLKKEDFEVHVASSGRKAIDIAQRVSPDLIILDVMMPDLDGIETCKELRDLPNMKNTLIAFLTARNEDYSQIAGFDAGADDYINKPIKPRVLVSRIKALLRRHNPINQNQVFETGSGLKIDRNKYVIELQGKELTLPKKEFELLALLASKPGHVFTRDFILSSVWGEQVVVGDRTIDVHIRKLREKIGDRSIKTVKGVGYKFEE; encoded by the coding sequence ATGAAGGATAATCCAGTAATTCTAATTGTCGATGACGAGGAAGACATCCTCGAATTTCTCGAATACAATCTGAAAAAAGAGGACTTTGAGGTGCATGTAGCTTCGTCTGGTCGTAAGGCCATTGACATTGCTCAGCGCGTTAGCCCCGACCTGATAATATTGGACGTGATGATGCCCGATCTGGATGGCATCGAAACCTGTAAGGAGCTGCGCGATCTTCCGAACATGAAGAACACACTGATTGCTTTCCTTACCGCCAGAAATGAAGATTATTCGCAGATCGCAGGCTTCGATGCTGGCGCGGATGATTACATCAACAAACCGATAAAGCCGCGTGTGCTGGTGAGCCGCATCAAGGCATTGCTTCGCAGACACAATCCGATCAACCAGAATCAGGTTTTTGAAACCGGATCAGGATTGAAGATCGACCGCAACAAATACGTGATCGAGTTACAGGGAAAAGAGCTGACGCTGCCGAAGAAGGAATTCGAACTGCTGGCGTTGTTGGCATCCAAACCTGGTCATGTTTTCACTCGCGATTTCATCCTCAGCTCTGTTTGGGGCGAGCAGGTGGTTGTGGGCGATCGCACCATCGATGTGCACATCCGCAAGCTTCGCGAAAAGATCGGTGACCGCTCCATAAAAACGGTGAAAGGAGTTGGGTACAAATTCGAAGAGTAA
- a CDS encoding RluA family pseudouridine synthase, with product MSGDNDLYEEADEQEDLYEHHRFVSDPGQEPLRIDKFLMDRVANATRNKIQVATRAGNVLVNGNEVKPNYKVKPRDVITVVMAEPPRDRTIIPENIPLNIVYEDADVVVVNKSPDMVVHPGHGNYSGTLVNALMYHFKNLPDMGKFDEPRPGLVHRLDKGTSGIMVVAKNELAMSGLAKQFFDRTTDRLYTALVWGEFEEEKGTVTGNIGRSLKNRLQMDVFPDGDQGKHAVTHYRVLERFGYVTLVQCKLETGRTHQIRVHMKHIGHPLFNDERYGGDKVLKGTTFTKYKQFIQNCFDAMPRPALHARSLAFTQPITKERLSFEADLPEDMQTVLDKWRVYISSRKD from the coding sequence ATGAGCGGGGATAACGACCTGTACGAAGAGGCGGACGAGCAGGAGGACCTCTACGAACACCATCGTTTTGTGTCCGACCCCGGCCAAGAACCTTTGCGCATCGATAAGTTTCTGATGGACCGTGTGGCCAACGCCACGCGCAATAAGATACAAGTGGCCACCCGCGCAGGCAATGTGCTGGTGAACGGCAACGAGGTGAAACCCAACTACAAGGTGAAGCCCAGGGATGTCATCACGGTGGTGATGGCCGAACCGCCCCGCGACCGCACCATCATCCCAGAGAACATTCCGCTGAACATCGTTTATGAGGATGCCGATGTGGTGGTGGTGAACAAGTCGCCCGATATGGTGGTGCACCCTGGCCATGGCAACTACAGCGGTACGCTGGTCAATGCGCTCATGTATCACTTCAAGAATCTGCCCGACATGGGCAAATTCGATGAGCCGCGCCCCGGGCTGGTGCATCGGCTCGACAAGGGCACATCGGGCATTATGGTAGTGGCCAAGAATGAACTGGCCATGAGCGGACTGGCCAAGCAGTTCTTCGACCGTACCACCGACAGACTCTACACCGCGCTGGTGTGGGGCGAATTTGAAGAGGAAAAGGGTACCGTTACCGGCAATATCGGCCGTTCGCTCAAGAACCGCCTGCAGATGGACGTTTTTCCCGATGGCGACCAAGGCAAACATGCCGTTACGCACTACAGGGTTTTGGAACGCTTCGGGTACGTAACGCTGGTGCAATGCAAGCTCGAAACGGGACGCACGCACCAGATACGGGTGCACATGAAACACATCGGCCACCCGCTGTTCAATGACGAACGTTATGGGGGCGACAAGGTGCTGAAGGGCACCACCTTTACCAAATACAAGCAGTTCATTCAGAACTGTTTCGATGCCATGCCACGGCCTGCGTTGCACGCCCGTTCGTTGGCGTTTACGCAGCCCATTACCAAAGAGCGCCTATCGTTTGAGGCCGACCTGCCCGAAGACATGCAGACCGTGCTGGACAAATGGCGCGTCTATATTTCCAGTAGAAAGGATTAG
- a CDS encoding CocE/NonD family hydrolase: MQKLIVTIVGLAFYLVSYAADPTGPDSTYNEVEAPVYQREMDYKGHTKTSYYVTMDDGVRLAVNVYLPKGLKKDEKIPAVLFMTRYWRGVGIKWPFAGLLDIVPHTPNFPVLELPKYGYGLITVDVRGSGASEGTKTLTLCDMREVLDFNNLIDWAVDQEWCNGNVGATGVSYIGNTALYATYNEHPNLKAIVPTYSVWDLYDDVSTPGGIYFHQFLKQYGYFCSSLDKNVIPDSRKQKGAALAYGVERVKGYSKKDMEKVWESHTCNHYQCTEGSVANFADDEWTINGNFRLKDVLSPHMFADRIRESGTAVYSWSGWWDAGFSHSAIRQFINLNDGRNRLRLGPWNHGGGANVSPTMASASEHDDVKEVVRFFDYYLKGIDNGFERSPRVYYYTMVENEWKTADKWPIDAQRKNLYLAPNGNASWDETTDAESFTAYTVDTTHGIGADCRWNFGTTHTGVTYANADAEDSITAVFTLPVLEEDMEVTGHPQVNLYLKSATQDGSVFAYLEDMDENGNVWKVTDGQLRFIHRKIVAEAPHYQDVVPYHSYERADAEPMDTTAVELVSFDMLPTSHLFKKGHRIQIRLAGVDVYNFKNLYPNGGSWEIHHDAEHPTSVELPLVDRNVAMGMGE, from the coding sequence ATGCAAAAGTTAATTGTTACAATAGTAGGCCTCGCCTTCTATCTTGTTTCCTATGCTGCTGACCCGACAGGACCAGACAGCACCTACAACGAAGTTGAAGCGCCCGTTTATCAACGAGAAATGGACTATAAGGGGCATACCAAGACCAGCTATTATGTAACCATGGACGATGGTGTTCGCTTGGCGGTGAATGTCTACTTGCCCAAAGGGCTGAAAAAGGATGAGAAGATTCCTGCCGTCCTTTTCATGACGCGCTATTGGCGAGGTGTTGGTATCAAATGGCCGTTCGCTGGCCTGTTAGATATCGTTCCGCACACACCGAATTTCCCTGTCCTGGAACTACCAAAATATGGCTACGGACTGATTACTGTGGATGTTCGCGGCAGCGGGGCTTCCGAAGGGACCAAGACCCTCACGCTCTGCGACATGCGCGAAGTGCTGGATTTCAATAATCTTATCGATTGGGCGGTGGATCAGGAATGGTGCAACGGGAACGTTGGCGCTACGGGCGTTTCATACATCGGAAATACGGCACTTTACGCCACTTACAACGAGCATCCAAACCTGAAGGCCATCGTTCCCACCTATTCTGTGTGGGATCTTTATGATGATGTTTCCACGCCAGGCGGCATCTATTTCCACCAGTTTCTGAAGCAATATGGCTACTTCTGTTCATCGCTCGATAAGAACGTCATCCCAGATAGTCGCAAGCAGAAAGGGGCTGCGCTTGCCTATGGCGTGGAGCGCGTGAAAGGCTACAGTAAAAAAGACATGGAAAAGGTGTGGGAATCGCACACGTGCAACCACTACCAATGCACGGAAGGCAGCGTTGCCAACTTCGCAGATGACGAATGGACCATCAATGGCAATTTCCGTCTGAAAGATGTTCTTTCTCCACACATGTTTGCAGACAGGATCAGAGAATCAGGTACAGCCGTTTACTCGTGGAGCGGTTGGTGGGATGCGGGTTTCTCTCACTCTGCCATCCGCCAGTTCATCAATCTCAATGATGGAAGAAACCGACTACGATTAGGCCCATGGAACCACGGTGGCGGGGCCAATGTGAGCCCGACCATGGCAAGCGCTTCCGAGCATGATGACGTGAAGGAGGTCGTTCGGTTTTTCGATTACTATCTTAAAGGTATTGACAACGGTTTTGAGCGTTCTCCTCGCGTGTACTATTACACCATGGTGGAGAATGAGTGGAAGACCGCAGACAAATGGCCGATAGATGCGCAACGCAAAAATCTCTACCTCGCCCCAAATGGAAATGCTTCATGGGATGAGACGACTGACGCAGAAAGTTTCACCGCCTACACGGTTGATACAACCCATGGCATTGGTGCAGATTGCCGCTGGAATTTTGGTACTACACATACAGGAGTGACCTACGCGAACGCAGATGCCGAGGACAGCATCACAGCCGTTTTCACCCTACCTGTGCTGGAAGAGGACATGGAGGTGACAGGCCATCCGCAAGTGAATCTTTACCTCAAAAGTGCAACGCAGGACGGTTCTGTTTTTGCCTACTTGGAGGACATGGACGAGAACGGAAACGTATGGAAGGTAACTGATGGGCAGCTTCGGTTCATCCACCGAAAGATCGTTGCGGAAGCTCCGCATTATCAGGATGTGGTTCCTTACCATAGCTATGAACGGGCCGATGCAGAACCCATGGACACCACGGCCGTGGAGTTGGTCTCATTTGATATGCTGCCAACCTCTCATCTTTTCAAGAAAGGACATCGCATTCAGATCCGTTTGGCGGGTGTGGATGTGTACAATTTCAAGAACCTGTATCCTAACGGAGGTTCATGGGAAATTCACCATGATGCGGAACATCCAACCTCTGTTGAATTGCCTTTGGTTGACAGGAATGTTGCCATGGGAATGGGCGAATGA
- a CDS encoding MIP family channel protein — MTRKLLAEVLGTFGLVFTGCGAIVVNDVTGGVVGHLAICTVFGLIVMAVVYAFGDVSGAHINPAVTIAFWISGRFPMKEVIPYILAQSVGSILACVLLRFMFPNESTYLGATLVSDTISQAFLMEVVITFLLMLIIIMVATGSKEVGTLAGIAIGATVALLALVGGPITGASMNPARSLGPALVSGHLENLWLYITAPIIGAVLAVPVSSFIKGPKVL; from the coding sequence ATGACACGGAAACTTTTAGCAGAGGTACTCGGAACCTTCGGGTTGGTCTTCACAGGGTGCGGGGCCATAGTAGTGAATGACGTAACGGGTGGCGTAGTGGGCCATTTGGCCATCTGCACCGTTTTCGGCCTCATCGTCATGGCGGTGGTGTATGCCTTTGGCGATGTTTCAGGCGCGCACATCAATCCTGCGGTCACCATCGCCTTTTGGATCTCTGGCAGATTCCCGATGAAGGAAGTGATTCCGTATATCCTTGCTCAGAGCGTGGGTTCCATCTTGGCCTGCGTGCTGCTGCGGTTCATGTTCCCCAACGAATCGACCTACCTCGGTGCCACACTCGTTTCCGATACCATCTCGCAGGCATTTTTGATGGAGGTGGTCATCACCTTCCTGCTCATGCTCATCATCATCATGGTGGCCACAGGTTCTAAAGAAGTAGGAACGCTGGCGGGTATTGCCATCGGTGCCACCGTGGCACTGTTGGCCTTAGTCGGTGGGCCGATCACGGGCGCAAGTATGAATCCAGCTCGCTCGCTGGGACCCGCGCTGGTCTCAGGTCATCTCGAAAATTTGTGGCTTTACATTACTGCACCCATCATTGGGGCTGTGCTGGCAGTTCCTGTCAGCAGTTTCATCAAAGGACCGAAGGTGCTTTAA
- a CDS encoding type III pantothenate kinase, translating to MNLAIDIGNSRTKWARFNHRDVIESGMTPETDWDALMSIIDFHPKDAVTISSVVHLPEPFLNFCANRNVLLIDHSTPIPLKNNYSTPSTLGMDRLCSAIGAKSLFPENPVLVIDIGTCIKFEFVSNDSTYEGGNISPGLRMRFASLNNYTSKLPSLEPELTDGPIGRSTTEALRLGVQQGMLFEICTMIETMKALHPDLKTVGTGGDLPFFVNDLKTHIFADLLLVLRGINEIYLHNS from the coding sequence ATGAATCTGGCCATCGACATCGGAAACTCACGCACTAAATGGGCGCGTTTCAACCATCGGGATGTGATCGAATCGGGCATGACGCCCGAAACCGATTGGGATGCGCTGATGTCCATCATCGATTTTCACCCGAAGGATGCGGTCACCATTTCGAGCGTGGTGCATTTGCCTGAACCTTTCCTGAATTTCTGCGCCAACAGAAACGTGTTGCTCATCGACCATTCGACCCCGATCCCGCTCAAGAACAATTACAGCACGCCAAGTACGTTGGGCATGGATCGGCTCTGTTCGGCCATCGGTGCCAAAAGTCTGTTCCCAGAAAATCCAGTACTGGTCATAGACATTGGCACCTGCATCAAATTCGAGTTTGTCTCAAATGACAGCACTTACGAAGGCGGCAACATCTCGCCTGGACTTCGAATGCGGTTTGCCTCGCTTAACAATTACACCTCAAAACTTCCTTCGCTGGAACCTGAGCTCACCGATGGCCCGATCGGCAGGTCAACAACCGAGGCACTTCGACTGGGTGTTCAACAAGGAATGTTGTTCGAGATCTGCACAATGATCGAGACCATGAAAGCGTTACACCCCGACCTGAAAACGGTGGGTACAGGAGGCGACCTTCCCTTTTTTGTAAATGACCTTAAAACTCACATCTTTGCAGACCTTTTGCTCGTGCTACGAGGCATAAATGAGATTTACCTACACAATTCTTAG
- a CDS encoding glycosyltransferase translates to MDKRILIAPLDWGLGHATRCVPIIRHLLNMGQQPIVAASGRSLLLLRSEFPEVESVEFEGYDISYPEGSGMAWKMFRSTPHILNRIREEHHELQSLIPKLKLDAVISDNRFGLHTRKIPSVYMTHQVMIKAPMLVEPILYRMHADYMRKFRQVWVPDYAVDGLSGDLAHKFPLPKNGQYIGPLSRFHAEQKEETTDVLVVISGPEPQRTRFELQVLKQLQDFDGKAVAVLGTPDRERDETIGNVRIVSHLSANELAQEMAAAKLVVSRSGYSTIMDLAALGKQAVFVPTPGQTEQEYLAQKYHREGKHMMMNQRSFNLAKAWEQRDKFSGFKPRLSDDYKAAVDALVTSLS, encoded by the coding sequence ATGGATAAGCGGATTCTGATAGCCCCGCTGGACTGGGGACTTGGTCACGCCACGCGGTGTGTTCCCATCATCCGTCATCTTCTCAACATGGGGCAGCAGCCGATTGTTGCGGCTTCGGGAAGATCGTTGCTATTGCTTCGGTCGGAGTTTCCTGAGGTGGAATCTGTTGAATTTGAAGGCTATGATATTTCCTATCCCGAAGGCAGCGGCATGGCTTGGAAGATGTTTCGCTCAACGCCTCATATTCTCAATCGCATTCGCGAGGAACATCATGAACTGCAAAGCCTCATTCCGAAACTGAAATTGGATGCGGTGATCTCGGACAACCGTTTCGGGCTGCACACACGCAAGATCCCGAGTGTGTATATGACGCATCAGGTTATGATCAAAGCACCAATGTTGGTGGAGCCGATCCTGTATCGCATGCATGCCGATTACATGCGGAAGTTCAGACAAGTGTGGGTTCCCGATTATGCGGTGGATGGCCTTTCGGGCGATCTTGCCCACAAGTTTCCGTTACCGAAGAATGGGCAGTACATCGGTCCGCTTTCACGGTTTCATGCGGAGCAGAAAGAAGAAACCACGGACGTTTTGGTGGTGATCTCCGGACCCGAACCGCAGCGCACACGTTTTGAACTACAAGTACTGAAACAGCTACAGGATTTTGATGGCAAGGCCGTAGCGGTACTCGGCACGCCCGACCGTGAACGGGATGAAACAATTGGCAATGTTCGCATCGTCTCTCATCTTTCAGCCAACGAGTTGGCACAGGAAATGGCTGCCGCGAAATTGGTGGTCTCGCGTTCGGGCTATTCCACCATTATGGACCTTGCGGCCTTGGGCAAGCAGGCGGTTTTTGTACCCACTCCAGGGCAGACCGAGCAGGAATATCTCGCACAGAAATACCATCGTGAAGGAAAACACATGATGATGAATCAGCGCAGTTTCAACCTTGCGAAGGCGTGGGAGCAACGCGACAAGTTCTCTGGGTTCAAGCCGCGTTTGAGCGATGATTACAAAGCGGCAGTCGATGCGTTGGTTACTTCGCTTTCTTGA
- a CDS encoding sensor histidine kinase, translating to MFMVRYVVDRFIYEKIKLIYKTIYNLKTPKADLKRKLREDEDALDTVNKEVVSWAETQKREIQTLKDQEEYRRDFLGNVSHELKTPIFNIQGYIHTLLDGGLEDEEINRKFLIRADKSVERMISVVEDLEVISRLESGRLELNIQRINIVELAKEVIELQEMKAEKRDIVIRFNEKYDKPIYVLADGDQIRQVYINLIDNSIKYGVNEGTIKLRFYDMDQNILCEVADDGPGIEPKHLSRLFERFYRVDKARDRHAGGTGLGLAIVKHIIEAHEQTINVRSQTGEDSGTTFSFTLKKAK from the coding sequence ATGTTCATGGTGCGCTATGTGGTGGATCGGTTCATCTACGAGAAGATCAAACTCATTTACAAGACCATCTACAACCTGAAAACCCCGAAAGCCGACCTGAAACGGAAGCTGCGCGAAGATGAAGACGCGCTCGATACCGTGAACAAGGAAGTGGTTTCGTGGGCAGAAACGCAAAAGCGTGAAATTCAAACACTTAAAGATCAGGAAGAGTACCGAAGAGATTTTCTCGGAAACGTTTCGCACGAGTTGAAAACGCCCATATTCAACATTCAGGGTTACATCCACACGCTTTTGGATGGCGGGTTGGAGGACGAGGAGATCAACCGCAAATTCCTGATACGTGCCGATAAAAGCGTGGAACGCATGATCTCGGTGGTGGAAGATCTGGAGGTCATTTCGAGATTGGAATCAGGAAGGCTGGAACTGAACATCCAGCGCATCAATATTGTGGAGTTGGCCAAGGAGGTGATCGAGCTACAGGAGATGAAAGCAGAGAAGCGCGATATCGTTATCCGTTTCAATGAGAAATACGACAAGCCGATCTACGTGTTGGCCGATGGCGACCAGATCCGTCAGGTGTACATCAACCTCATCGACAACAGCATTAAGTATGGTGTGAACGAAGGCACCATCAAGCTGCGCTTTTACGACATGGATCAGAACATTCTGTGTGAAGTGGCAGATGATGGCCCCGGAATAGAACCGAAACACCTGTCGCGCCTTTTCGAACGTTTTTACCGCGTGGACAAGGCCCGCGACCGTCACGCTGGTGGAACAGGTCTCGGACTGGCCATCGTCAAGCACATCATCGAAGCGCACGAACAGACCATCAACGTGCGTTCACAAACGGGAGAGGATTCTGGAACCACCTTCTCGTTCACGCTCAAGAAAGCGAAGTAA
- the lptC gene encoding LPS export ABC transporter periplasmic protein LptC, which translates to MATRLPLEVGSELKPQLALVANSPDTTLTKKVGKLLLPCLFLFALVLGGCVNDMDEVNAIVENELLPVETADNIRIIYSDSAVLKVILEAKHLERFMGEEPYLEMTGGVHVRFFNNLGETESELRSNYAVSYQNKDVMEAKENVVVVNKKGETLNTEHLVWEKKTERIHTEEFVKITTEDEVIFGHGLESNQDFTKYKIKNIKGTINLKDGEHTGTEDS; encoded by the coding sequence ATGGCGACAAGGTTACCGTTGGAGGTTGGATCGGAGTTGAAACCACAGCTCGCATTGGTAGCTAATTCACCTGACACGACATTGACAAAAAAGGTAGGGAAGCTCTTGCTTCCTTGCCTTTTTCTTTTTGCACTTGTGCTTGGTGGCTGCGTGAACGACATGGACGAGGTGAACGCCATTGTGGAAAATGAACTTCTTCCTGTAGAAACGGCCGACAACATCCGCATCATCTATTCCGATTCGGCTGTTCTGAAAGTGATTCTTGAAGCGAAACACTTGGAACGCTTTATGGGCGAAGAGCCTTATTTGGAAATGACAGGAGGTGTGCATGTTCGGTTTTTCAATAACTTGGGTGAAACTGAATCGGAATTGCGCTCGAACTATGCGGTCAGCTATCAGAACAAGGATGTGATGGAAGCCAAGGAAAACGTGGTGGTGGTGAACAAGAAGGGCGAAACGCTCAATACGGAACACTTGGTGTGGGAAAAGAAGACCGAGCGCATTCACACCGAAGAATTTGTGAAGATCACTACCGAAGATGAGGTTATCTTCGGCCATGGGCTGGAGTCCAATCAGGATTTCACCAAATACAAGATCAAAAACATAAAGGGAACGATCAATCTAAAGGATGGAGAACACACGGGTACTGAAGATTCTTGA
- a CDS encoding DUF21 domain-containing protein, giving the protein MSSLLIILICLVLSAFFSGMEIAFVSANRFKIEVDRKKGNLSGSIIGGFLEQPSRFISTLLVGNNIALVVYGIVMANVLEPWIRTFTETESAILVVQTILSTLLILVTAEFLPKAFFRINPNRMLDLFAVPAKVSYVLLYPLVWVIDRFSKQILSALFKVKLNEEKMTFGRSDLDEYVNEFTSSDEEQEVDSEIKIFRNALSFSDIKVRECMIPRTEIVAVDIETDINELKAKLVETGLSKILIYRDEIDNIIGYVHSFELFQRPSSIKNIIRPISLVPESTKVKDLLKQFGQQRRSVAVVLNEYGGTAGMVTVEDIVEEIFGDIEDEHDKEDLVEERISENEYRLSARLEIHYINEAFNLDLPESDNYTTLAGYIIEHYQSIPQLDEVIRFEDYEFTVTKVDSTRIDEVVLRVLD; this is encoded by the coding sequence GTGAGTTCACTTCTTATCATACTTATCTGCTTGGTGCTTTCGGCCTTCTTCTCAGGAATGGAGATCGCCTTTGTTTCGGCCAATCGTTTTAAAATAGAAGTTGACCGAAAAAAGGGAAACCTTTCGGGCAGCATCATCGGTGGATTTTTGGAACAGCCGTCACGTTTCATCAGCACGCTGCTGGTAGGGAACAATATTGCGCTGGTCGTTTACGGCATTGTGATGGCCAATGTGCTGGAGCCTTGGATCCGGACCTTCACCGAAACGGAATCGGCCATTCTTGTGGTTCAGACCATTCTTTCCACGTTGCTCATTCTGGTTACGGCCGAGTTTCTTCCCAAAGCATTTTTCCGCATCAACCCAAATCGCATGCTCGACCTTTTTGCTGTTCCTGCAAAGGTGTCGTATGTGCTGCTTTACCCGCTGGTTTGGGTCATCGACCGCTTCTCCAAACAGATCCTTTCTGCGCTGTTCAAAGTGAAGTTGAACGAGGAGAAAATGACCTTCGGGCGATCCGATCTGGATGAATACGTGAACGAGTTCACCAGTTCGGATGAGGAACAGGAAGTGGACAGCGAGATCAAGATATTCCGCAACGCACTCAGTTTCAGCGACATCAAAGTGCGCGAATGCATGATTCCGCGAACGGAGATCGTGGCGGTGGATATTGAAACCGACATCAACGAACTGAAAGCCAAATTGGTGGAAACAGGACTTTCCAAGATCCTCATTTACCGCGATGAGATCGACAACATCATCGGTTACGTTCACTCGTTCGAGCTTTTTCAGCGGCCAAGCAGCATCAAGAACATCATCCGTCCGATAAGTCTTGTGCCCGAAAGCACCAAGGTGAAAGACCTATTGAAGCAGTTCGGGCAGCAGCGCAGAAGTGTGGCCGTGGTGCTGAACGAGTATGGCGGCACGGCTGGAATGGTCACCGTGGAGGACATCGTGGAAGAGATCTTCGGAGACATTGAAGATGAGCACGACAAGGAAGATCTGGTGGAGGAACGCATCAGCGAGAACGAGTATCGGCTTTCAGCCCGATTGGAGATCCATTACATCAACGAGGCCTTCAATCTCGACCTGCCCGAATCGGACAATTACACCACGCTGGCCGGCTACATCATCGAACATTACCAGAGCATTCCGCAACTGGATGAAGTGATCCGCTTCGAAGATTATGAGTTCACCGTGACCAAAGTCGATAGCACGCGTATTGACGAGGTGGTGTTGCGCGTCTTAGATTAA